From the genome of Loxodonta africana isolate mLoxAfr1 chromosome 4, mLoxAfr1.hap2, whole genome shotgun sequence:
CCTGGGCTGACTTCACTAAGGTAACTCCCTGCAGCTAGATTCAGCCTTCAGCCCGGATACTGATCCTTGCCCCGGCACTGCTTCCCTACACCAGGGGCAATTCCACATCTCTTCCTGTCTTGCCCTTCCTCCTTCAGCGAGAAAGCCCTCCTGGCAAGCTACCATTTTGGACATGGCTGGACAAAATTCTGGACTTGGTACATGACCATCTGAAGGATCTCTGGAATGATGAGTAAGGCCTTGGTCAGCCCTCCCTGGCTAGGCTAGCTGCCTCCCTTGGGTGGGGATGGATGCCATGCGCCCTCATGTGGCGAACAAGGAGAGAGAAAACGGATGCAAGGTCACACCCCCTCACATTTGTAATAATCATAGTCAGTAGGTGTAACCAGCATTTGTCAGTCCCCTGCTGGGTTCCAGAGCTTGCTGGGTGCTCTCCATGAATTCTCTCATTTAATCCCTACAGCCACCCTCATTTCCAGGTGAGGCAACCAAGACtgagagaagttaaagaacttACCCAAGGGGCAGAgttgggacttgaacccaggcctcTCTGACTCCCGGCCTGAGCTGTTTCCACCACACTGCCTGGAGATCtgtatagaattagaatatatatAGAATTATATAAGATGCTTTTCATCTACATGACCTCACCGAATCCTCACACTTCTTTAAAACTTGGGAGGTGACTATTGTCTGAAAAGTGACATGGCTTGGCCAAGATGGAACAGTTTACAAGTGACAAAACCGGGGCCAAAACCTAGCGCTGTCTCCCTCTGCAAGGAGAGCAGGGGACAGGGAAGCAGGAAGGCCTCACAGCTGCTTTCTGTGCCCCAGCTGCATCATGGGCTTTGTGAGCCGGAGCCAGGAGCGCCGGCTGCTGAAGAGGACCACCTCTGGCACTTTCCTACTGCGATTCAGTGAAACATCAGAAGGAGGCATTACCTGCTCCTGGGTGGAGCACCAGGATGATGGTCGGAATCACAGCTGCCCTGTCCTGCTGTTCCCACAGCCCCTTCCTTCTGCCTGGCTCACCCCTTGTCCATCTGCCTCCTTTTAGCTTCCCTAGCCCTGTCGTGATTCCCTCAGCAGCTTTGGGGTGGGGCAGCCAGGGTGGGGAGCTCCCAGGCCCAGCCGCACCCCTGCagcctccatgtctttgcacatgctTTGCAGATAAGGTGCTGATCTACTCTGTGCAGCCCTACACCAAGGAGGTGCTGCAGTCAGTCCCGCTGACTGAAATCATCCACCACTACCAGCTGCTCACTGAGGAGAACATACCTGAGAACCCACTGCGCTTCCTTTACCCCCGAACCCCCCGGGATGAGGCTTTCGGGCGCTACTACCAGGAGAAAGGTGGGAATCATTGACACACTTCCCTGCTAGATTTCAGGATCCTGAGGTGTCCACAAATCTACCTCCTGCAAAGATGGGCAAATCAGTGTGCAGAGAAGTTAAGGGATTTGTCCATGGGGTTGTGTTAGCTAAAAGAGAGGTAAGACTTCTGGGACCATCTGCACTAGTCTCCTAGACTTGGGGCTATGTGTCTAACCCACTGATTGCCTCAGCCTTCTGTTTATGTCTCCCACAGTCAATCTCCAGGAACGGAGGAAATACTTGAAACACAGGCTCATTGTGGTTTCTAACAGGTGAGATACAAACTCCCCACCCATCTTTCCTAACCCTTTTTGACTTATATAGTGGCTCTAACCTGCCAATTCCAGGCTCTCCAGTCCTTTGTTCTGCTTACCTACATTCTCCTGGTCTTCTAGCCTCTCTCCTTTCTCGTATTTTCCTACTGCCATCCTTAGGGTGTCTCCACTGACGTTAATGGACACCTATTTCATGCCAAGCATGGTACTAGGTttgtaaaaaacattttttcagttAATCCTGTGACAGCTCATCAGAATAGgtaatgatgataataacaataaGAAGAAGAACAACCACACTTACTGAAAGTTTATTATGTCCCAGGCACACTGGACTAAATGCTTTATGTTCATATGCTCAATATCAAATCTTCACAATAGTCCTGTGAAGTAgacattattattgttgttttctgctgaggaaactgaggtttagagtgGTGAAGTGGTGTACTGAAGGTACATGGCTACTAAATGATCCAGACCCATCAGACTTCAAAGCCCTGCTTTTCACCGTCTTATACCGCCTTGCAAGTATTATTACCTATTGTTGTTCTCATTTTACACATGATaaatctgaggctcagagaaattagataacttgcctgaggtcacccaGCTAGTAGATAATAGAATTCAAATTCTTGCAAATCTGACCCCAAAACTCATGCTCTTAAGCCCTCTGCTCTGCTGACTTTACTAGAGACAGCCTCTGCTTGCTCTACCATTCCCCACTTCATCTGAACCACTAAGCCCTGCCCTTTTATCTATCTTGGGGTATCCAGACAGGTGGATGAGCTGCAACAACCGCTGGAACCTAAGCTGGAGCCAGGGCAGGAGTCATTAGACCTGGGGCTGTTACTAGAGCCAGAGCCAGAGCCCGAGCCCGAGCTAAGCCTGGAGTTGGGGTCACTGCTGGACGCAGGACTGGATCTGGGGCCAGTGCTGGAGCCTGTGCTGGAGCCCACACCACCCATGATACCACAAACAGTGCCAGAGTCAAAGCTGGAGCCAGAGCTGGAGTCCATTCTAGAGCCCATATCAGAGCCAGTGCCAGAGCCAGATTTGCCCCATGATCTGAGACACTTGAacattgaggaaatggaaagtaaGTGATGGAATGGGGCTAGGGAAGAGGGGACCCATCCCTTTCCCAGCTCCCCTCCCATTTAAAAAAGGGCTGTACTCCAAGCTCCCCATCGGAGAGAGGCTCATTTTTCTGGTGATTCTTTTTACAAGGAAGTGCACAAACTTCCTCCCTCCATGCCCCATTGTCCCTCTACTCCTTGTATGCCCCCTTGGGCCCTGTCCAGGGCTCTCAGGCCATCTGCCTTCACTTTCCCTGCTGGGTTAGTAACTCCTTGCCTGAGATCAGGTCCTAATTTCCCTCTCTGGACCACCTAGTCTTCAGAAACTCTTCTATGAAGCTTGAAGAAATCCTGCCAAATGGTGACCCACCATTGCCTGCCCCGAGCACCATGGATGATGTCTACGTCTCCTGCCCCAGCCATTTCCACACGGATGGACGCTGGAGTCCTTGTGACTTCTAGGAACTACGTTTCCTCTGTTCTTTTCCCTATTTCTTGCCCCTTGTGCCGCCCACATTTCCATGTTCCTCTCCAATGCTGGGAAATCAGACATGTGCCCCTTCTAAACTGGGAAAACCCTGGGATTTTGGGTGAGAGATGAAAGGGTATAGAAGGGCACCAACCAGTCAGAATGCTGGTCGTAGCTCTCAACAGGATCCTGGACACTGCCTGCTGTGCTGGGGAGGTGTGAGGGGAGGCCAGGGGTGAGCCAGGATAGCTGGGGGTACTTGGAGGGCTTAGGGAAGTGACTCTTTTCCAGTACAGAAGAATTTCAACATTTTAGTAGCTGGTAAAGCAAAATTGGGAGCACTGTTGGCACAGTTGGTAAGTAccttgctgctaatcaaaaggtcagtggtgtcaatccaccagctgctccttgggagaaagatatggcagtctgctccaataaagattacagccttggaaaccctatggggcaattctactctgtcctatagggtcactatgagttggaattgactcggtggcaatgggtttggtttggtttaaagcaaaattggtgcACATTGGCATTGCATCCCCTCAGTGGAGAGGGAGACACATGATAGgactccttttctctcttgtggCTCCTTCATGTCTAGGATagccttgtcctttctttttcccCTCACTCCTCCTGACTCAAGTCCTAAATTTCTTCTTGACCCACAGCGGCCGAGAGCTTTCTGCCTCTTCCCACCATGTAATGCTCCACCCTGAAGAAGGGGATAGGAGGTAGACCCTCTTCTTGCCAGTCTCTTCCATCGCTCCCATGCCCCCCTCCAAGCTAACTGCACCCATCCCTCCCCTATAAACATGCTGCCAACCAAACATGCTTGTGAAGCTTTGCACACTAACTTAGACTGCCTGGTCTTCACTTCCCCTGTGCTTAAGAGACAGATCACTCTGGCAGGCCAGAGATGGTAGGTTACCGGGAATTTAGGAATTGCTTTTTGTAGTATTAGATAGAGTTTGGTATTTATACAGAGGAAAAGAAGTCCTAGCTATTTGTCTATTAAGGTATCATCTATTTGCTTTTGTACAATGTAGTGTTTGCCTGAAAGGAGGGTATCTACTCCTTGGGTGTGGTCCTGGACAAAGACCAAGTTCCTAGCACTTAATaactttaaatgtttattatgggaCTCTAGACAACCTCACACCTCAGCCGTGCCGGGGAATCCCAGGAGACAACCACGATTGTCCAAGATGTGCTGCTTGGTGTAACTTGAGCTATCAATGAAAGTGAGGCCCTGTGCATGTGGCTATGTCCTGTCTGGCATGTCAGAGGAACAGTCCTGTTCAGAAAGGGGCCCTTCTGAGCAGAAGTGAGTAATAAACACTGTAGCACTTCACCTTTGAATTCCTTTACTTCTCTGCTCATGGAGACTCATGTCCTTTGGTATACCAGCAGGCTGTATAGGGACAAGGTCAGCAAATTTTATAGCCTCTCTTCCACCCACCCCAGTATGCCCCTCTGGTCATGttttttcttccctcctctcTTCAGGGCAGCCCTTCCTATCCCTTAGACTCTCCTAGGAGAGGCTTTGAGCTATACATGTGTTGTGGGGAGCATGAGTATTTGTATAACTAGCCAAGTGTCACTCAGCTGGTTGGTGACAAAGCCAGGATACAAGCCTGGTTCtacctgactccaaagcccatgtccTTTCCATGCTGTGACTATGGAGAAGAGGAAGGGAAATAATCACTAGtcccttcctctcctcttcctttcAAAAGCAGTTTAGTTAGCATCTTGGGTAGCCAAATTCCCTTATGAAAGGGCCCGCAGATGTCCTTCTTTAAGGGAGAATCCTGTTGGTTTGGGGGATTTACTTACATCTTCCTGGAATGCCCTTCTTGCTCAAAACAGAGCTCTGACTTTTGGTCCTGCAGTGATTAAAGCTCCTGTTTTTGGCTATATATACTCTTGGCCCAGAATGTAAAGGAGGCACTGAATTGACGATCAAATGAGGGGCCACATCCAGGGGCCCCATGGCCTAATCTCAACCTCCTGCAATCCCACTCTGCTTGCTTAGCCGTTAAGGGGTTAATACCAGAAAGATCCCAGGTATCATGCTGTACACAAAGAGGTCATGAGAAAATACTCTCCACCCGTACCCTTCAGAGTAGGAGAAAGGGATACATACTGTAGTCGTCCCATGACCCCACTTTTCCATTCTGTTTCTCTCAACCAAGCCTAGAAATTAGACCCAGACATCCACATAAATAAATCTTTATTGAAAAAAGTATATAATTAAgtataaatacaataaataataCTCCTCCCAGGAGGATAAATAAACTCAAATGTTCCCTTCCCATCTAATAAATACTTAACTTTGTCATAGGTCAGCATCGTAAATCAGTCAGTATTGATAATCATTCAACATATGCAAGTCCCATTAGAATAAATGGGCTAATTGTTGGCTCGAAGGTTGCTGGGGTGATAGATTGATCTTGCCATTGCTGAGCCGTGGGGACCTGGGTGCCATTCTTAAGCTGTTAGCTTTAGGGGCTCAGGGTTGCTGCTCCATGGGCAAAGACCCGGGCAGCTACAGCCACAAAGGCCTGGAGGCTACGAAGGATCTTGAGGCGCAGAAGGAGGCGCTGCCACGGCAGGCTGGGACTGGGGGTTGGAGTCGGCTGAGTCTCACTGTGGTGACCCTCTGGCTGAAAGGACACAGGACACAGTCAAAGAGAACTCTAGAGCCTTAGCATTCCCAGCTCCTGTCTCTGACACCTGTAAGCCCCCATCCTCCAGGCCCCCAGATCATACCTGCAGGAGTTGGCTGAGGCCCAGTAGGGAGGCATGAAGCTGGCCCACAGGGCCATCAGGGAGTAGAGAAGGCTCCCCTCTGAAAATGTCTGAGCCTAGTAGCTTCTCATAAAAAATCAGGCCCTGGTGGATTCTCTGCAAGCAGAACTAGGGAGAGAAGAAAGCAGTAAAAGAAGGTGAATATCCTCTTCCTACTCCATTTGCTGAAGACCCACCCAGTTGTCTTTTACCCTTCTCAGACACAACTGCTAGTTCATCATGGTGACCAGCCATGTCCCTGGTCACCTCTTCCTCGTGACCCAGCCCCATCTTAGTAGTAcctgactattgtctctgagtcCCTGGGGATCACAGCCATCCCAACACTGGATACGGGGAACTTCACTTGTAGTCTCGTCATCTCCCTCTTCTCTTGGGACATCCTGGAATGGAGGAGGGGGTGGAAAGAGTGAAAAAATGAGTACTTTCAAATCCCAGCTGGAACCTCGGGTCCATGACTCTTTCAGGAACCCCGCAATCTTACCCCCTCTCACTCTTTGATGGTCTTAAACCCTCCAGCTTCTACCCAAGGCCTCAGAGTCTCCCATCACAGCCTTGGAGGACTTGGAGAGGCTCCTATTAGGTCCCCAAGGCTGCCACTCACCACATGTGCTATTGATGGATGTGCACTCCAGGCCAGCATGCACAGCTTCTGAGAGAGCTGCTGGCCCTGAGCCCAGGCAGGGCTGCTGCTCCCAGGCACGGCCCAGCCCTGAGGGGTCcaaagcagcagcaacagcagcatcaCAGCTTTACTACCCAGCAGCATCTCGGGGCCTGCTTCCCAAATCTGGCTGGCTCTGTGCCTGACACCAGTCCTCGTGGAATCTGTCCACTTCCTCCTGTCTGAGCCTGATTCTCTGTTCTGTGCGTCTCTGGTTTGCTTACTGCTGTTATTTGAGCTGCTTCCTGttgcttttctccttttatctctgagTCTCTTTTTAAGGTCCCTGCATTGTATGGCCCGCCCTTTATACTAGCAGGTGACTCACAGCAGGTGGGATTCCCCTCCCTGCATCATCCCACTTCGTGGGGAGCCCAGGTATGCAGCTTCAGTTCCAGGGGAAATGAGTGGTTTGGTTGCTGTGGCTGGAGGCCTGGGATGGGATGTATGTGTAATGCTCTCCAGGAATCAGAATGTGTGTAGaaggggtgaggggtgggagtgTTGAATATTTAAATTAATCTGGTCCCAAGTTCCTTTCCCTgatcttacagggtcgctatgagtcaaaattgacttgatggcaacggtttttgcCTCTCAAAGCTGTACCCCACTTGAGCCCTTACTCTCTCACCTCCCCCCtgaggaaaaacaaagagaagcATTCATCCCAATAGGATGACAAGCTCAGTTCATAATGAAGATGTTTGATTCCTACCTGATGCCCCCTATctcagaataaaaaaacaaacaaacaaacaaaaaaacccaaaccttgtcgacattgagtccattctgactcatggcagtcccatctgttacagagtagaattgctccatagggttttttttggctgtaatctttacagaagtagattgacaggactttcttctgtggcaccatggtggggtcaaactgccaacctttaggttagttgtcagcacaaactgttcgcaccacccaggggtcTGATCTCAGAATAAGgggtttatttttctctgttgGGAACAGTGTTATTTTCACTGGGTGGCTCTGGTTTCATAGGACAGAATGGATGTGTACACAGTTTGTGAACTGGGAAGGCATGTAAATGCTGCATAAGGTATTATTGCTCCCCCATTTCAGGCCTCACTGAGGAGGTTGGAAGCAATTTTGCAGAGAGAGGGTTGTTGCTAAGAACTAGCCGATTCTTCAACTCTAGTGGCCCAAGGTTCCTGATTCCTGGGGGGGGCTCCAGTATAAGcaggggctagaagtccaactcAGACATTCCAGCACCCAGCCCCTACCCTATGCCTAGGAAGAATACGAGTTCTGGGTAGATGAAGGTGCACAGTGCCAATGACCCAGCCTGGTCCTTCAGCCTGTTGCAGCCGTGGGTAAAATCCACTGACACTGATTTCATCACCCTCCCTGATGCAACATCCAGTGAGACAGCTGAGAGCGTGAGGTTGGGTGTGGGAGTGGAGGGTGGTCCAAAGCTGGGACTGCCCCGACCCCAGTGGAGGGTCCCAGGACAATTTGGACGTCAGTATGAGGCCATGGGTGACCACACAGCTGGCCCCCAAAGCCTCCCCAAGGGGTTGACCCTTTTCCTCTGAGAAACCTGTCTTTGAAGGGGGTCTCCCTTCCCTTAAAACCATTCAGAACTGCTCAACAAAACTTTTGGTTCAAATATTATGACTCTGTGGTAAACCTACCCTTTGGATGAAACATATTTCCAGTTTCAGAGAGGTTATCTAAGTTTGGTTAAGAAATGGTTTGCCACCCACCTCCACAGCACagacacaaatgaaataaggaaattagAAGGAGTAGGGTAGGGGAGCTCACATCACTTGTATATAATGTCTCTTATGCTCTTCCTGCCTCTGGTCCCTATTCTGAGAGCCCTAAAGGATAGGCTATGAAAGgtaaaaaggaagaagaggagaaggaggaggaggaagtagAACCCTGGGGTGAGAAGGACAAGGGTGAGTTGGAGGCATGGGGCTCTGCCGCTTTGTTTCACTTCC
Proteins encoded in this window:
- the IL23A gene encoding interleukin-23 subunit alpha, with translation MLLGSKAVMLLLLLLWTPQGWAVPGSSSPAWAQGQQLSQKLCMLAWSAHPSIAHVDVPREEGDDETTSEVPRIQCWDGCDPQGLRDNSQFCLQRIHQGLIFYEKLLGSDIFRGEPSLLPDGPVGQLHASLLGLSQLLQPEGHHSETQPTPTPSPSLPWQRLLLRLKILRSLQAFVAVAARVFAHGAATLSP